In Panacibacter ginsenosidivorans, the following proteins share a genomic window:
- the polA gene encoding DNA polymerase I produces MAKKLFLLDAYALIFRAYYALIRNPRITSKGINTNAQFGFTNTLFDLMNKEKPSHMAVCFDVEGVTERHTDFADYKANRQETPEDLSAAIPFIKRIIEGFNIPVIGVTGYEADDVIGTLAWQAHDAGYDVYMVTPDKDYGQLVRDGIFIYKPGYQGGDVEIMGPKEVCTKWDIERVDQVVDILGLMGDAVDNIPGIPGIGEKTAAKLLKEYGSIENILANADNIKGSLGEKVRNGKESAIMSKKLARIITNVPVEFHEEQFCLKEWNKPALIEVFTELEFKTLGKRVLGEEFNVFQTAPVGVQTDLFGNVVEQSEKSKAKSEKKEVAANTDGNADVEATGFGADKNINNTAHNYILADTQEKIAALVKDLLQQTEICFDTETTGIDANDAELVGMSFSYIPHEAYYIPCPADQTATKKILEQFTPLFNSEKITWIGQNLKYDMLVLKWYGIELKGNIYDTMLAHYVIEPEGRRSMDLLSAQYLGYEPVHIEELIGKKGKNQGNMRDVEVEKIKDYAAEDADITLQLKHALHPGLKEKEVEKVFYEVENPLVKVLTDMEFEGIKIDEGFLKDYSKELEREARLAEENVYAGAGVKFNLSSPKQLGEVLFEKLKLDPKAKKTKTGQYATGEDVLLKLSHTNPIVADILVYRELTKLKSTYVDSLPLLINKKTGRVHTSYAQAVAVTGRLSSNNPNLQNIPIRTDRGKEIRKAFIPRDDKHVLVSSDYSQIELRIVAGISGDPNMCEAFKSGIDIHTATAAKVYNIEAKDVTKEMRYKAKSVNFGIIYGQGAFGLADNLGISRSEAKEIIDNYKKEFIGITKYMDDTINFAREHGYVQTLMGRKRWLRDINSSNFTVRGFAERNAINSPIQGTAADMIKLAMIKIHAAMKKEKLQSKMLLQVHDELVFDALKEEMDTLKPLILENMKAALPLPHGVPVEAEVGFGDNWLEAH; encoded by the coding sequence ATGGCTAAGAAATTATTTTTACTGGATGCGTATGCACTTATTTTTCGTGCATATTATGCATTGATACGTAACCCACGTATTACGTCGAAAGGTATTAATACCAATGCGCAGTTTGGTTTTACCAATACATTGTTTGACCTTATGAATAAAGAAAAGCCCTCGCACATGGCCGTTTGCTTTGATGTAGAAGGTGTAACAGAAAGACATACCGACTTTGCGGATTATAAAGCAAACAGGCAGGAGACACCGGAGGATCTTTCGGCTGCAATTCCGTTTATCAAGCGCATTATTGAAGGATTTAATATTCCCGTAATTGGTGTTACAGGTTATGAAGCGGATGATGTAATTGGAACGCTTGCATGGCAGGCGCATGATGCGGGTTACGATGTGTATATGGTTACACCGGATAAAGATTATGGTCAGTTGGTTAGAGATGGAATATTTATTTATAAACCCGGTTACCAGGGCGGAGATGTTGAAATAATGGGTCCGAAAGAAGTATGTACGAAATGGGATATTGAAAGGGTTGACCAGGTAGTGGATATTCTTGGGTTGATGGGTGATGCAGTAGATAATATTCCGGGCATTCCGGGAATCGGTGAAAAGACAGCAGCAAAGCTTCTGAAAGAATATGGCTCTATAGAAAATATTCTTGCAAATGCAGATAATATAAAAGGATCGCTAGGTGAAAAAGTACGCAATGGAAAAGAAAGTGCCATCATGAGTAAAAAACTGGCAAGAATAATTACCAATGTGCCTGTTGAATTTCACGAAGAACAATTCTGTTTGAAAGAATGGAACAAGCCTGCATTAATAGAAGTATTTACAGAGCTTGAATTTAAAACGCTTGGTAAACGTGTGTTGGGAGAAGAATTCAATGTGTTTCAAACTGCCCCGGTAGGTGTTCAGACTGACTTGTTTGGAAACGTTGTTGAGCAAAGCGAAAAGTCAAAAGCAAAAAGTGAAAAGAAAGAAGTTGCTGCAAATACAGATGGTAATGCAGATGTTGAGGCTACTGGTTTTGGTGCTGATAAAAATATCAACAACACAGCACACAATTATATTCTTGCAGATACACAAGAAAAGATTGCTGCATTAGTAAAGGACCTGTTGCAACAAACAGAAATATGTTTTGACACAGAAACAACAGGCATTGATGCAAATGATGCTGAATTGGTGGGAATGAGCTTTTCTTATATTCCGCATGAAGCTTATTATATTCCTTGTCCTGCAGATCAAACAGCAACTAAAAAAATACTGGAACAATTTACGCCGTTGTTTAATTCAGAAAAGATTACATGGATCGGGCAGAATCTTAAGTACGATATGCTTGTATTAAAGTGGTATGGGATTGAATTGAAGGGAAATATTTATGATACGATGCTGGCACATTATGTAATAGAACCTGAAGGCAGACGCAGTATGGATTTGTTAAGTGCACAATACCTGGGCTATGAGCCGGTGCACATTGAAGAACTTATCGGCAAGAAAGGCAAGAACCAGGGCAACATGCGTGATGTGGAAGTCGAAAAAATAAAAGATTATGCTGCGGAAGATGCAGATATAACCTTACAACTGAAACATGCACTGCACCCGGGTTTGAAAGAAAAAGAAGTGGAAAAAGTTTTTTATGAAGTGGAAAATCCTTTGGTAAAAGTGTTAACTGACATGGAATTTGAAGGCATAAAAATAGACGAAGGGTTTTTAAAAGATTATTCCAAAGAATTAGAACGCGAAGCAAGATTAGCTGAAGAAAATGTGTATGCAGGAGCAGGTGTAAAATTCAATCTGTCTTCTCCGAAACAATTGGGTGAAGTGTTGTTTGAAAAATTGAAACTTGATCCCAAAGCAAAGAAAACAAAGACCGGCCAGTATGCCACAGGCGAAGATGTGTTGTTGAAACTTTCTCACACAAACCCAATCGTTGCGGATATTCTTGTTTACAGGGAATTGACAAAATTGAAATCAACTTATGTAGATTCATTGCCTTTACTGATTAATAAAAAAACTGGGCGTGTGCATACATCTTACGCACAGGCTGTGGCAGTCACAGGAAGACTGAGCAGTAATAATCCTAACCTACAGAATATTCCAATCCGCACAGACCGCGGTAAAGAAATTCGTAAAGCATTTATACCAAGAGATGATAAACATGTTTTGGTTAGCTCAGATTATTCGCAGATTGAATTGCGCATAGTCGCCGGCATCAGCGGTGACCCTAACATGTGCGAGGCGTTTAAAAGCGGCATAGATATTCATACTGCCACCGCTGCTAAAGTATATAACATAGAAGCAAAAGATGTAACGAAAGAAATGCGGTATAAAGCAAAGAGCGTAAACTTCGGGATCATTTATGGCCAGGGGGCGTTTGGACTGGCAGATAATCTTGGCATCAGCAGGTCAGAAGCAAAAGAGATCATTGACAATTACAAGAAGGAATTCATTGGCATTACAAAGTATATGGATGACACCATCAACTTTGCAAGAGAACATGGCTATGTGCAAACACTGATGGGGCGTAAACGCTGGTTAAGAGACATCAATTCATCAAACTTTACAGTTAGGGGTTTTGCCGAAAGAAATGCCATTAACTCTCCTATACAGGGCACTGCTGCTGATATGATAAAACTGGCAATGATAAAAATTCATGCAGCCATGAAGAAAGAAAAATTACAAAGCAAAATGCTTTTACAGGTACATGATGAGTTGGTCTTCGATGCATTGAAAGAAGAAATGGATACACTTAAGCCTTTGATACTCGAAAACATGAAGGCAGCATTACCATTACCACACGGCGTGCCAGTTGAAGCAGAAGTTGGTTTTGGTGATAATTGGCTGGAAGCACATTAA
- a CDS encoding UDP-N-acetylmuramoyl-tripeptide--D-alanyl-D-alanine ligase, whose translation MTIESLYQIFLQHPSIQTDTRKLKPGDLFFALKGPNFNGNLFALKALEMGAAYSIVDEDIEGANDSIIKTDDVLTALQQLAKYHREQFNIPFIAITGSNGKTTTKELVSTVLASHFKTYTTEGNLNNHIGIPITLLSVQKDAEMAVIEMGANHQKEIASYCVYTQPTHGIITNCGKAHLEGFGGIEGVRKGKGELFDYIRARNGTVFAYDDYDYLHDMSKDIQHIEWYGSKKGTVTGHVLQSEPFLEVAFTKGGSFTSLKTQLVGDYNLPNVLCAVAVGKHFNVPDEKIRSAIENYIPSNSRSQLMEKGSNKIILDAYNANPSSMKLAIENFAKLHADKKVLMLGGMMELGEESIAEHKNIIAQIDAYKWDAVVLVGGDFAKIDHAYTFFANSTEAAVWLQQQHFENTYLLVKGSRSMAMEKVLQPV comes from the coding sequence GTGACCATAGAATCATTATACCAGATATTTCTGCAGCATCCATCTATACAAACAGACACACGCAAACTAAAACCAGGCGACCTTTTCTTTGCGCTTAAAGGACCAAACTTCAACGGTAATCTTTTTGCATTGAAAGCACTCGAAATGGGTGCGGCTTATTCAATCGTTGATGAAGATATTGAAGGTGCAAATGACAGCATTATTAAGACAGACGATGTACTAACTGCTTTACAGCAACTCGCAAAATACCACCGCGAACAATTTAATATTCCTTTTATCGCTATCACCGGGAGTAATGGTAAAACCACCACAAAGGAATTAGTGAGCACTGTGCTCGCTTCACATTTTAAAACATATACTACAGAGGGAAATTTGAATAATCATATTGGCATTCCTATTACATTACTAAGTGTACAAAAAGATGCTGAAATGGCCGTGATAGAAATGGGTGCCAACCACCAGAAAGAAATTGCAAGCTACTGTGTTTATACACAACCAACACATGGCATCATCACCAATTGCGGCAAAGCACACCTGGAAGGTTTTGGTGGCATTGAAGGTGTAAGGAAAGGAAAGGGTGAATTGTTTGATTATATAAGAGCCCGCAATGGGACTGTATTTGCTTATGATGATTACGATTATTTGCACGATATGAGCAAAGACATTCAACACATTGAATGGTATGGATCAAAAAAAGGAACTGTTACTGGTCATGTGTTGCAAAGCGAACCATTTTTGGAAGTGGCGTTTACAAAAGGAGGTTCTTTTACTTCTCTTAAAACGCAATTGGTAGGCGATTATAATTTGCCAAACGTTTTGTGTGCGGTAGCTGTAGGGAAACATTTTAATGTGCCTGATGAAAAAATAAGATCGGCCATTGAAAATTATATACCATCTAACAGCAGGTCTCAGTTAATGGAAAAGGGAAGCAACAAAATTATTCTTGATGCTTATAATGCCAATCCAAGCAGCATGAAACTGGCGATAGAAAATTTTGCCAAACTGCATGCTGATAAAAAAGTTTTAATGCTCGGCGGAATGATGGAACTTGGCGAAGAAAGCATTGCAGAGCATAAAAATATTATTGCACAAATTGATGCATATAAATGGGATGCTGTTGTATTAGTGGGTGGAGATTTTGCTAAGATTGATCATGCTTATACTTTCTTTGCTAATTCAACAGAAGCTGCAGTATGGTTGCAGCAGCAACATTTTGAAAATACTTACCTGCTTGTAAAAGGATCGAGAAGTATGGCAATGGAAAAAGTTTTGCAGCCTGTGTAG
- a CDS encoding Crp/Fnr family transcriptional regulator — protein sequence MNLREKFPQLEPALINEMETEGMIKEFTAGDILMRKGQYIKSTILILEGIVKIFREDEEGAEFLMYYLQPGEACAISIICASKAETSQISAVAMEDTTALMVPIRFMDEWMSKYKSWYYFVLETYRNRFEELLIVIDNVAFRGMDERLFFYLKRYTETNHSNIISLSHQQIADELNSSREVISRLLKKMEQRGLVVLNRNSIELNAKAVL from the coding sequence ATGAATCTTCGTGAAAAATTTCCTCAGCTGGAACCCGCCTTGATCAATGAAATGGAAACAGAAGGCATGATAAAAGAATTTACTGCAGGCGACATACTGATGCGTAAAGGTCAATACATCAAAAGCACCATACTTATACTAGAAGGCATTGTAAAAATCTTTAGGGAAGATGAGGAAGGTGCAGAGTTTTTGATGTATTACCTGCAACCGGGTGAGGCTTGCGCCATCTCTATTATTTGTGCATCAAAAGCAGAAACAAGCCAGATAAGCGCCGTGGCAATGGAAGACACAACTGCTTTGATGGTGCCGATAAGATTCATGGATGAATGGATGAGCAAATACAAAAGCTGGTACTACTTTGTTCTGGAGACTTATCGCAACAGGTTTGAGGAATTGCTTATTGTTATTGATAATGTTGCATTCAGAGGCATGGATGAACGCTTGTTTTTCTATTTAAAACGCTATACAGAAACGAATCACTCCAATATTATTTCTCTCTCTCACCAGCAAATCGCCGACGAACTGAATTCTTCCCGGGAAGTGATCTCAAGGTTGCTGAAAAAAATGGAGCAACGCGGACTGGTTGTACTTAACAGGAACTCCATAGAATTGAATGCAAAAGCAGTTCTGTGA
- a CDS encoding rhodanese-like domain-containing protein, producing the protein MGFFQKLFGNGNKDELKVLLDRGALLIDVRSREEFNAGHAPKAINIPLQMLVQSTDRLKGKNVITVCKSGARSAMAVTMLQKEGVKAFNGGAWDNWQ; encoded by the coding sequence ATGGGATTCTTTCAAAAATTATTTGGCAACGGCAACAAAGATGAATTAAAGGTCTTACTCGACAGAGGCGCATTATTGATTGATGTGCGCAGCAGGGAAGAGTTTAATGCTGGTCATGCTCCAAAAGCAATTAATATTCCATTGCAAATGTTGGTTCAGTCAACAGACAGGCTGAAAGGAAAAAACGTAATAACCGTTTGCAAAAGTGGCGCAAGAAGTGCTATGGCGGTGACGATGTTGCAGAAAGAAGGCGTAAAAGCTTTCAACGGTGGCGCATGGGATAACTGGCAGTAA
- the trxA gene encoding thioredoxin translates to MATSVNETYSEIINGTTPVLVDFSAEWCGPCKMMAPILKELHGMLGSAVRILKIDVDRNPKLAAQYNISGVPTLILFQSGKVLWRQSGVMPANQLVKVIKQHAVLAA, encoded by the coding sequence ATGGCAACTTCAGTAAACGAAACTTATAGCGAGATCATCAACGGGACAACGCCTGTGCTGGTAGATTTCTCTGCAGAATGGTGCGGACCCTGTAAAATGATGGCGCCGATACTTAAAGAACTGCATGGTATGCTGGGCAGCGCGGTGCGTATTTTAAAAATTGATGTGGACAGGAACCCAAAGCTTGCGGCTCAATATAATATAAGTGGTGTGCCTACGCTTATCTTATTCCAAAGTGGAAAAGTATTATGGCGGCAATCAGGGGTTATGCCTGCAAACCAGTTGGTTAAAGTTATAAAACAACATGCGGTGCTTGCTGCATAA
- a CDS encoding DUF983 domain-containing protein produces MSEQKAKPSYLLSVLGNKCPRCREGYIFESKNAYALKKSSYIKMPEKCPVCGQPTEIEVGFYYGTSYVSYTLTVAYSVATFIAWWVLLGFSIYDNSIFYWLGFNSISMLLLQPVFMRLSRSMWFSWFVKYDPDWKNHPVGKQERIVEEHMGNW; encoded by the coding sequence ATGAGTGAGCAGAAAGCAAAACCATCTTATTTGTTGAGCGTGCTGGGGAACAAATGTCCGCGGTGCCGCGAAGGTTATATATTCGAATCAAAAAATGCCTACGCATTAAAGAAAAGCTCTTATATAAAAATGCCGGAGAAATGCCCGGTGTGCGGTCAACCAACAGAAATTGAAGTTGGGTTTTATTACGGCACCAGTTATGTTAGTTATACGCTTACGGTTGCTTATTCTGTAGCCACTTTTATTGCCTGGTGGGTACTGCTTGGCTTTTCCATTTACGATAACAGCATATTTTACTGGCTCGGTTTCAATTCCATTTCTATGTTATTGTTGCAACCTGTTTTCATGCGCTTGTCGCGTAGCATGTGGTTTAGCTGGTTTGTTAAATACGATCCCGATTGGAAAAATCATCCTGTTGGCAAACAGGAAAGAATAGTGGAAGAACATATGGGCAACTGGTGA
- a CDS encoding NYN domain-containing protein — protein sequence MNNNNDLRLAVLIDADNVPYASVKEMFEEIAKYGTPTFKRIYADWTKPTVSGWKGVLLENAITPIQQYSYTTGKNATDSAMIIDAMDILYSGKVDGFCIVSSDSDFTRLATRLREAGMKVFGFGEKKTPKPFISACDKFIYIEILTAEPEVEESETGKPAAAKPSSQHQTKPAPKQPILKADKKLIKLISDSIEDIADENGWAFLGDLGNILIKKMPNFDSRNYGFGKLVQLIKNMNVFEIDQRETGKGNIKHVYVKRK from the coding sequence ATGAACAATAACAATGATCTCAGGCTTGCCGTTTTAATTGATGCTGATAATGTTCCATATGCCAGCGTAAAAGAAATGTTTGAAGAAATTGCGAAATATGGAACACCTACATTTAAAAGAATTTATGCAGACTGGACAAAACCAACTGTTTCAGGCTGGAAAGGTGTACTGCTGGAAAACGCCATTACACCCATTCAGCAATACAGTTACACCACCGGAAAGAATGCCACCGATTCTGCAATGATCATTGATGCAATGGATATTTTGTATTCGGGAAAAGTTGATGGGTTCTGCATTGTATCAAGCGATAGCGATTTTACCCGGCTTGCCACACGCTTACGTGAGGCCGGTATGAAAGTGTTTGGCTTTGGGGAAAAGAAAACACCCAAACCTTTCATTTCTGCCTGCGATAAATTTATTTATATAGAAATCCTTACTGCCGAGCCTGAAGTGGAAGAATCCGAAACAGGCAAACCTGCTGCGGCTAAACCATCTTCCCAGCATCAAACAAAGCCTGCACCAAAACAACCGATATTAAAGGCTGATAAGAAACTGATCAAACTTATTTCAGACAGCATTGAAGATATTGCCGATGAAAATGGCTGGGCTTTCCTAGGTGACCTTGGAAATATACTTATTAAAAAGATGCCCAATTTTGATAGCCGTAACTATGGATTTGGCAAATTGGTGCAATTAATAAAGAACATGAATGTTTTTGAAATAGATCAGCGCGAAACCGGAAAAGGAAATATTAAACATGTTTATGTGAAGAGAAAATAA